GCGGTGCTGAACGTTGGCCCAGATTAAATTATCCATGACGTACTGGTACTCTCAATTGACCCGCTCTGAGACAAAGTGGGTCTGGTTTTCAACTTTCTTTAAAATCTTTGGATGTAGGGAGAAAAGGGGTCAATGTACACTCAGAGCACTCTTTGAGCAATCATAAGTTGACAGCCAACGGCATGTTGTTGCTCAAAGATCTTGCAAGCACACGGTGAATCGTTCAAAGTAAGGCAGCATTAATTTCATTTACCAAATAAGATCATAATTATTATCGAGGTTGTCTGGCTCGTTTCATCCCCCTGAAACTTCTTCCGACTCAACTTGTCTTGCATCCACCGTCCAAGCCAAGCCTGATGTTATCCATGCACTGATCGTGCGTGGCGTCTTTTCTTTTTTTTTCGAGGCGGAGGTTTATTGAACAGACCACCTGTAGTTACAGAGGACTCGCACTTGTGAAGGGCTTTTTGAAAACTCCACCGAACTATGATGTGCTGCTGATCCGCGCTGTGTTTGTCGTGATTTTTGTAGCCACCGCATGGTTTCTCCGTCCTTTTTCCGGGAATGCACCGCTCTCCGCTGTCATTGCCTTGTCATCATCCCTCGTCATCATCTTCTTTGAGTTTCGAATCCGTCGCGCTTCATTCAAAGCACTGGTTGGTGGAACCCTGGGAATCATCCTTGGTTTTCTATGTGCCACACTCGTTGGCTCAATGCTGTCCATTCAAGATGGAATAGGAAGCCAGTCGCCAGCGCTGAGATCGTTTGTGACGCTGGCGGTGGTCTTTAGCTTCGGGTATATCGGATTGCTGATTGGGGCGACCAAATTTGATTTTCGCGATTTGATCTCACTGGGTGGTGTGCTGCAAACCGGAAACCGGATTCAGCACCTCATTCTCGACACCAGTGTCATTATTGATGGACGGGTGGCGGATATTGCCGAAACCGGCTTTCTGGCTGGTCGCCTGGTAATTCCGCAATTTGTGCTCCGCGAGCTTCAGCAAGTTGCCGACAGTGCCGATTCAGCCAAGCGAAATCGCGGACGGCGCGGACTCGACATTCTGCAACGCGTTCAGAAAAACCCCAACCTGGACATTACCATCACCGATGTTGACTTTCCTGACATTCGCGAGGTTGATCTCAAACTGATCGAGCTGGCGAAACAACTTGATGGAAAGATTGTCACCAATGACTTTAACCTGAATAAAGTCTCTCAATTGCGTGGCGTTCCCGTGCTCAACATCAATGAACTGGCCAATGCGCTGCGCCCGGTGGTGCTCCCTGGGGAGATTATGCGGGTGTTTATTCTGAAAGAAGGCAAAGAGTACAACCAGGGCGTGGCGTATCTCGATGACGGCACGATGGTTGTGGTTGACAATGCCCGCCGGAACATTGGCAAAACGATTGATGTCAATGTCACCAGTGTGCTGCAAACCACGGCTGGAAAGATGATTTTCGGACGGTTTAACGACGAAAGCAGCATTCGACCTGAAGCCTCAATCCCTCCTCGGGATCCACGTGAAGCCCGAATGGACCGTACCGAACGCTCTGAACGCCCGGAACGACTCAACGCTCCACGGCCAATCACACCAACTCCCTCGCCGAAAGCGTGAAGAATGACCAAATGACAAGGTGACCTTTTGACAAGGTGATTCATTCACTATTCATAAGGATTTTGTCACCTTGTCACCTTGTCATTTGGTCACCTTGTCAAAAAGTCACCCTCTCATTCCATCACCATGAACATCGCACTTGTCCCAGCAGGCGGGTCCGGCTCACGGTTCGGAGCCGCCAAAGCCAAGCAGTTTCTTGAACTTGCTGGGGTTCCGATCATTATTCGCACCCTGCGGCACCTCTGTGCCTGCCCTGACATTTCAGCGGTGATTGTTGCGTTGCCGGAAAGTGATCAATTGCAATTTCAAGAACTCCTGACTGAATTCCCACTTCCAAAGCCCTGTCAGTCAGTGATTGGCGGACGCGAACGACAGGATTCGGTGTTTGCGGCGCTTCAAGCTGCTCCAGTTGAAACACAATATTTCGTCGTTCATGATGCCGTTCGACCTTTCATTTCAGCCCACCTTATTTCCACAACTCTGGTTGCTGCCAGAGAAGACAGAGCTGCCATCGTTGGCCATCCAGTCACTGACACAATTAAACTGGTTGAAAATGGGGTAGCGATTTCCACCCCTCCCAGAAATACCCTGTTTGCCGTCCAAACTCCTCAAACATTTGAAGCTGCGCTGCTTCGTCAGGCACACGACCAGGCGAGTCGCGAAGGCTGGCGCGCCACTGATGATGCAATGCTGGTTGAACACCTGGGAGTGCCGGTGCGCATTGTGCCAGGACCGCTGGATAACCTGAAAATTACCCATCCACGGGATTTGGAACTGGCGGAATTTGTGCTGAAACAACAGGAACGAATGAAGAATGAAGAATGACTCAAATTTTGCCCAAAATAACACGACCTTGCCCAAAGACCGCTGCCGACCAGGGCGGGACATGCCGCGTAAGCGGGAAGCGGTCAGGTCCTGAGAGTGGAATCGAACTTCACCGAAATTGAGCCTTCGCGGTGACGAAACTGACTTCCACCCTGTTTTTTTATGTCCTTTATGTCCTTTATGTCCTTTGGCTCGGGCTCAATCAATCGAATTGGTGACGAAAACTGAGGAAGAGGTCAGTATTTTGGGCAAAATTTAGGGAATGAAGAATTGAGAATGAAGAATGAAGAAACGTCGCTTCTCAGATGGTTTTGACGACTCGCTACTTGCTACTCGCTACTCGCTTTCCTCCGCTACTCGCTTTTCGGGTTGCTCCCCTTCCACTCCACATTTACCCAGTCCACAATTCCTGTGATAGTGCAATCCGTTGGAACGGTGTTTGGTTCAAACGGAAAAGAAGCCTCCTTGCCACGACACCAGATGACAATTTCACCCGCACCGGCACCAACCGAGTCAATCGCGATCATGGGTTTGCCTTGTGGGCGATGCTGACCATCAATCGGCTGAATAACCATCAGCTTTGTCCCCTGTAATTCAGGGTTTTTTATGGTGCAGACAATATTTCCCAACACTTTGGCAAGGCGCATGGCAATGGAAATGGTGCAGGATGAAAAGGTCGTCAGTGGTTAGTGGTTAGTGGTTAGTGGTTAGTGGCCGAGTGTTGGGATTTCAAAGTGTCTATCAAGTGGATCTGGTTCTATTTGAGTTAGTTAGGAACAATTCTTTTCAGGAATTCCAGGGATTCAACCATCCGGATTTTGTCTACTGACTTATCATCTACTGACTACTGACTACTGACTACTGACTACTGACTCACTACAAATTGACCGTGAATTGTTGGGGTGAAATTTCAAACGCGAACCCGTTGATGTCTTCGGTGCGCAAATAGAACTTCGTGTAATGCTTGGTCCCCATATGTGATGACAGGTGTTCAATTTCCACATTATCAAGTTCAAGTACGTCATTTTCAGCACGGGTTTTGATCATGTTCTCAATGCGTGAATCGTTGGTCGCGATATTGTCGTCCCGTTTGACACGTCCGTGAACGACACCAAACGAAGTGTACAACACCAGATTGGTGTACATCTTTGTCCGGTCACTTTCCAGAGACAACCGAATGGCTTTAAACAAAGCTTCGCACATTGGCGAACGTAAACTTGGGCGGGCATAATCACTACTCATCAAACACCTCCAAATTTCAACCAAGTGATTGCATGTCAAAAGCAAAACTATGGATTTCTTCAATGCGGACATACAGCTTGTTATAACGGGCTGTCGGCATATGACTTGAAAAATGTTCAACTTCAGCATCATCCAGTTCGAGCACATCTGTTTCAATGCGCAACCGGCTGACACTTTCCAGGCGGGCATCATGGGCCACAGACAGGTTATCGGTGACGGTTCGGCCAACCCGCCCACGAACGATCCCGTACGAGGTATACAGTACCAGATTGCTAAATTGCCGGGTGAGATCGGCATCGAGTGATGAGCGAATTGCAGTGAACAGCGTATCGCTCATTCGAAATTTCGTGGGTGTGTTTTGAGCCATAGTTTTTAGCGAAATAGCGAGGAGTGAGGAGCGATCTGAAAAGCGAGTGGCAAGTAGTCAAAACGACCTGTAAACAGGCAGTTTCTTCATTCTTCATTCTCAATTCTTCATTCTCAATTCGTTCACTGGCTTATCCCAAATTTTTAACGGCGATGAGGACGGATTCGAGTGCGCGGGACAACGGTTTTTTGTCTTCGAAATAGACGCTTTGGGGTACATCTGAGCTTAGCTGGTTGCCAAGTTGTTTGACGATTTCAACCGCCTCGCTCAGTGATTGCTGGGCTTCTTTGGTTTGGCCAAGGAAAAACTGACATCGGCCCTGGACAAAGAGCGCCCGCCAGCGCCAGGGGAGCGCCCTGAAATCAGCCGTGGTTGTCAACACGCTCTGAATTGTCTCCATGGCATCGGATGGCCGGCTTTGCGAAAGGTAAATTTCAGCAATTCCAAGCAACACATCACATTCCAGGATCCGGTCGCTGATATTGGAAATGAGCCTCGCGGCTTGCTGAAAATAATCCAGCGCCGGTTCGTGTTCGTGGCGACTCTGATGCGTTCGGCCAAGGTAGAACAGTGCGGTTGCCTCAAGCTGTTTGCTTCCAATTTGCCGCGAGAGAGTGAGCGCCTGCTGGTTGAGTTCCAGGGATTTGCTGAAATCTCCCAAAACCCGCTGGCATTCAGCCAAATTGGCCAGTTCGATGGCTTCTCCGCGAGGACGATTGAGTTCAGCCGCCGCTTTGAGTGATTCCTGAAATAATTCGTGGGCGCGGTCTGGGCGATTTTGAGCCAGATAGGCAACTCCCAGAATGTTGAGGGAAATAGAATATCCCAGTCGGTCATTCATCTGTTGGGCAATCTCGCTGGCTGATTGGGCACTCTCAACCGCCCGCCGATATTGACCTTGCTTGATCAACACATAGGCCAGTTCGCGCAACGCCATGCTTTCGCCCATGCGGTCTTTAATCGAACGAGACAGCGCCAGGCTCTTTTCCTGGGATTCGGCTGATCTGGCCAGTTGTCCCAATCGGTCATAGACCATGCCAATCGTGCACAACGTTCGTGATTCGGCTTTGGTGTCGCCTCCGCGTCGGAGGATCTCCAGGGCCTGGCGGCAATAGAGCAACGACAGAGCATATTCGCTCCGGGCCTCGCACAATTCGCCGAGCGCGCCTAACGTCCGCCCACGCAACAACTCATCGTTTAAATGCCGGGTCAGCGCCAGAGCAAGCTGTAGTTTCTTTTCGGCGTCCTCAAGCTGGCCAAAACTAATGAGCAAATGTCCATAGTTTAAGTTGAGATCAACCAGTTGCTTGAGTTGCGTGGGTGAGACCTTTTCAAACGAAGCTCCTTCTTCGCCGCCGACTTCGGGGACCAGGTTGAGCTTGCGTTCGGCTTCTTCGGCCCAGCTAAAAAATCGCCGGGCATCATCCACCGCCCAGGCTCGCCACGCCTGGATTCCAGCCGCAACGGCATACTGCAGGGTTTGTTGATATTCGCCTCCGTTGTAGAAATGGTAGGCGAGTTGCGCCAGGACACGCCCCGTCTGGCCAGAGGTGCTGTATTGCTGCTCCAACGCCTGACCGACCTGGGTATGCAACGACCGTCGTCGTCGCCGATTGAGCCGGGCATACAACACTTTCTGAACCGTTCCGTGATAGAACCGATAGGCATCATCATCGCGGTCTTCAATCTCGCTAATGACTTGCTGGGCCAGTCCGGCTTCAATCGCATCGAGCAATTCGCGTTCGCTTCGGTTGGTTACCAGTTGGAGGAGATCAAAGGTAAATTCCTGACCAATCGCCGATGCCTGAGCAAAAATATCAAGCGCTTCGCCACTGACCCGACTTAATCCAGCTTCAACCACATCCACCACGGATTGCGGCAACACGATGTCGTCGAGTTCACCGCATTCCCAGCCATCGTTACGGCGTACAATCCGGCCTTCCTGGACCAGATACCGCACGATTTCACACAGGAAATATGGATTTCCCTTGGTTTCCACATAGAGATGTGAAATTGCCAGCGGTGAAATGCGAAGGTTGGTAAAAATTGACCGCAGCAGCGATAAAGTGTCATCCTGGGAAAGTGGCTCCAGGGTCAGGATTTCGCACCCAACCGATTGATTGAGGGTTCGAATCCAGTTCCGCAACGGATGGCGGTCCGTTACCCCTTCGGACCGGGCGGCGCCAATGATCATCAGGCGTTGACCGGTGGCCGCTCGCGCCAGATAGGCCAGCAACTCAAAACTCAATTCATCTGACCAGTGCAGGTCGTCCAGGAACAACACCACCGGTTTTTGTTGGGCGAGAATGAGAAACAGATTGGTCAGGTATTCAAAGGTCAAATACTTCTCGTGGGCGTTTTCCACCTGCACCAGATCGCAGAAGTACATAAAGCCTTCGTCGCTGCCAAAATCCTGAAAAACCCGGTCCGTCAGTGTGCCAAACACCGCCTCGGCCTGCTGGCTATTCTCAGCCTCAAGCAGCACCTGAATTGGCCCGCGCAGGCTGTCATAAAATGTTTTGTACGGGGCCCCCTGGCCGGCTTCAAAGAAAGCGCCCGACAAAAATGTCACTTCCTTGCCCGCCATTCGCCGACGAAATTCCTTGGTGAGTCGAGTTTTTCCAAGCCCAGTCGGGCCTTGAATCAAAACCGGCTTGGTTCGACCACGCATGGTTCGGTCAAAAGCCTCACTGAGCTGCCGAAGCTCCCGAGTCCGCCCGACAAAGGCATTAAAATTCAAGCGTGCGGTGGACTGCTCGGCACCTTCTTCACCCAGGCGGTAGACGCCTCCGTGATGGGATTGTTTGGCTTGAGTCAGCGCCCGACTGGCCGCGTCGAGTAAATCCTGAGGCGAGGTGCCGTCTTCGGGCGACGCCACCACCGCAATGGTCACTTTTAAGGGAATCCCTTCGCTCACCTCTGACTTGAGAAAGGCATGACGGGCGATTTCCTGCTGCAGTGCTTGAGCCAGACCAAGCGTTTCTTCAATGGCCTGGTCAGCCACCAAAATCAAAAATTCATCACTGCCGGCCCGACTGACAATTCCCTGATCGCCAATCTGATCGCGGAGCCAGCTTGCCAGTTCTCGAAGCAGCAAATCTCCGGCTCGATATCCATAGGAATTGTTAATCTGTCCAAACTGGTCAATCCCCAGCATCAACACAGTCACTTTTTTGGATTCCACCAGCGTTTCATCAATTCGCTGTGACAGATAGGTCGTGTTGTAAATACCGGTCAGACTGTCGAAATGAAGCGAGGTGGTTCGGCGGAAACCAGTTGGTCGGCGCACAAAGCCGGAATCAGAGGTCCCCCCAGGGGCCCGCAAATACCCGGTGAGCCCACGCCGCACGGGACGTGGTGGAGTATCCCGAACCTCGGTTTCAAATGAAACGGGTGGTAATGAGGGAAACGTGGTTGGCGCCCGCAATTCGCGAGTTGGTGGCTGCTGGCTGATCAGGGTTTGATTGGTCTGTGCCTGCAGGCTGTCAAATGCCATCTGGAGATTTTGCGATAGCTCCGCCGCTGACTGGGGGCGGCGCGAGCGATCTTTTTCCAGTGCCCGCAAGACCACCTGTTCCAACGACCAGGGAATATCAGGGCTTAAATCCCGGAGGCGGCGCGGTGGTTCGGTGGCATGCTGGATGATAACAGCAGAGACGGTGCGGGCATTAAACGGGACAGTGCCGGTCAGCAGTTCATAGAGAATAATCCCTAAGCTATACACATCAGAGCGTTTATCCAGAGTCTCGCTCCGACACTGCTCAGGTGACATATAGTGTGGCGTCCCGACCATCAACCCAACTTCAGTCAATTTGGTCATGGCCGAGGCGGCTGCCGATTCGTGAAGTTCGGCCACGCCAAAATCCACGACTTTGACAATTTCGGTGCCATCCCGATGGCGGGCCAGCATCACGTTTTCAGGCTTGAGGTCGCGGTGAATCACACCTTCTTCGTGGGCAGCCTGAACCGCGGCACAAACGGCCCGCATGACCTGCACGGCTCGGT
The nucleotide sequence above comes from Acidobacteriota bacterium. Encoded proteins:
- a CDS encoding TRAM domain-containing protein, with the protein product MKTPPNYDVLLIRAVFVVIFVATAWFLRPFSGNAPLSAVIALSSSLVIIFFEFRIRRASFKALVGGTLGIILGFLCATLVGSMLSIQDGIGSQSPALRSFVTLAVVFSFGYIGLLIGATKFDFRDLISLGGVLQTGNRIQHLILDTSVIIDGRVADIAETGFLAGRLVIPQFVLRELQQVADSADSAKRNRGRRGLDILQRVQKNPNLDITITDVDFPDIREVDLKLIELAKQLDGKIVTNDFNLNKVSQLRGVPVLNINELANALRPVVLPGEIMRVFILKEGKEYNQGVAYLDDGTMVVVDNARRNIGKTIDVNVTSVLQTTAGKMIFGRFNDESSIRPEASIPPRDPREARMDRTERSERPERLNAPRPITPTPSPKA
- the ispD gene encoding 2-C-methyl-D-erythritol 4-phosphate cytidylyltransferase; translated protein: MNIALVPAGGSGSRFGAAKAKQFLELAGVPIIIRTLRHLCACPDISAVIVALPESDQLQFQELLTEFPLPKPCQSVIGGRERQDSVFAALQAAPVETQYFVVHDAVRPFISAHLISTTLVAAREDRAAIVGHPVTDTIKLVENGVAISTPPRNTLFAVQTPQTFEAALLRQAHDQASREGWRATDDAMLVEHLGVPVRIVPGPLDNLKITHPRDLELAEFVLKQQERMKNEE
- a CDS encoding EutN/CcmL family microcompartment protein — its product is MRLAKVLGNIVCTIKNPELQGTKLMVIQPIDGQHRPQGKPMIAIDSVGAGAGEIVIWCRGKEASFPFEPNTVPTDCTITGIVDWVNVEWKGSNPKSE
- a CDS encoding protein kinase, encoding MTESQVPDPLIGMVLDGKYRLDRILGIGGMATVYAATRLQFGDTVAIKVLSAEAMQQHQAVKRFEREARAVASIKHPNVISVYDFGALPDERAYMVMEYIRGESLREELKANGRLTSDRAVQVMRAVCAAVQAAHEEGVIHRDLKPENVMLARHRDGTEIVKVVDFGVAELHESAAASAMTKLTEVGLMVGTPHYMSPEQCRSETLDKRSDVYSLGIILYELLTGTVPFNARTVSAVIIQHATEPPRRLRDLSPDIPWSLEQVVLRALEKDRSRRPQSAAELSQNLQMAFDSLQAQTNQTLISQQPPTRELRAPTTFPSLPPVSFETEVRDTPPRPVRRGLTGYLRAPGGTSDSGFVRRPTGFRRTTSLHFDSLTGIYNTTYLSQRIDETLVESKKVTVLMLGIDQFGQINNSYGYRAGDLLLRELASWLRDQIGDQGIVSRAGSDEFLILVADQAIEETLGLAQALQQEIARHAFLKSEVSEGIPLKVTIAVVASPEDGTSPQDLLDAASRALTQAKQSHHGGVYRLGEEGAEQSTARLNFNAFVGRTRELRQLSEAFDRTMRGRTKPVLIQGPTGLGKTRLTKEFRRRMAGKEVTFLSGAFFEAGQGAPYKTFYDSLRGPIQVLLEAENSQQAEAVFGTLTDRVFQDFGSDEGFMYFCDLVQVENAHEKYLTFEYLTNLFLILAQQKPVVLFLDDLHWSDELSFELLAYLARAATGQRLMIIGAARSEGVTDRHPLRNWIRTLNQSVGCEILTLEPLSQDDTLSLLRSIFTNLRISPLAISHLYVETKGNPYFLCEIVRYLVQEGRIVRRNDGWECGELDDIVLPQSVVDVVEAGLSRVSGEALDIFAQASAIGQEFTFDLLQLVTNRSERELLDAIEAGLAQQVISEIEDRDDDAYRFYHGTVQKVLYARLNRRRRRSLHTQVGQALEQQYSTSGQTGRVLAQLAYHFYNGGEYQQTLQYAVAAGIQAWRAWAVDDARRFFSWAEEAERKLNLVPEVGGEEGASFEKVSPTQLKQLVDLNLNYGHLLISFGQLEDAEKKLQLALALTRHLNDELLRGRTLGALGELCEARSEYALSLLYCRQALEILRRGGDTKAESRTLCTIGMVYDRLGQLARSAESQEKSLALSRSIKDRMGESMALRELAYVLIKQGQYRRAVESAQSASEIAQQMNDRLGYSISLNILGVAYLAQNRPDRAHELFQESLKAAAELNRPRGEAIELANLAECQRVLGDFSKSLELNQQALTLSRQIGSKQLEATALFYLGRTHQSRHEHEPALDYFQQAARLISNISDRILECDVLLGIAEIYLSQSRPSDAMETIQSVLTTTADFRALPWRWRALFVQGRCQFFLGQTKEAQQSLSEAVEIVKQLGNQLSSDVPQSVYFEDKKPLSRALESVLIAVKNLG